GGATGCTAGTGGCTATTATTTATAGTTTTAGTCAAATTTTATATCCGTGACTGTAACTCCAATCTGCCTGAAATTGTCAAACTATCAGAATATTTAAATGAGAGGAATATTAGGGACAGCAATTTTgatgttttataattattaattggctattaatagtatttttaatagtgtaaaaTTACATCTAATAATATCTAATAGTGAGAGATCTATCACTTTTGTTTTGATGGTTAAATACTGGACAAACTACGGTTTATTCTGATTAGTAGAAAATATATCTGAACAGAAATATTCGCTATTTCATCACTTTTtcatcaataaaatataaaactgacaaaataaaatacactACATCCGTATACTATTTCATATAATATTAGAGAAATTAGAGGGTAACGACAGGAGCCATTTCaaatataattagaaattttaaattattaaattactcAGCTTCTCTAGTAATATAATCCACTCTTATAGATCAGTTCCTACCTCTTCAAACATGCTTAATGAAAAACTTAaagcagattaattattttaattttaatataataaaaactgaaaaacacTCCTATGTGATGTAATgtaattctttgattttttttattaaatgaagAAAATAcaagacaaaaaataataaagatcaACGGATTAATTAAATGTGATGGAATCACAATCATAAAAATAAGATTGTTGATGGTATGTGATAATGAAAGCAAAGCGTAAGATTCGTTGACCATTGACTTTTGAGTTCTGTTTCATACATTCATACTTGAGCTTCTCTAGATGATAATGCCGCACCAGTCACTACAAAAACCATATATTGCATCTCTTTGCTCTGCACAAAAGCATAATCAAACTAACTGAGCGCCTATTTTGGTTTGAGATTTGTAGTTTTTGTATCATGGCAACTAAGAGCAAAATCCTAGTGATTGGAGGCACAGGGTACATTGGAAAGCACATAGTTGTGGCAAGTGCAAAAGAAGGTCACCCTACTTTTGCTTTGGTGAGGGAGAGCAGTGTTTCTCACCCTGAAAAGTCAAAGCTCATTGAGAGCTTCAAGAGCCATGGAGTCACTCTTGTTTATGTTTGTATCATCCTTCAATCACCAGCCATctcatttcttcttttatttatttgtgaaGCTACTACTACTTCATTGTCCAAACTCCAAACTAATTGGCACTTAATAATTGCATACTGTAGGGCGATTTAAGTGATCATGAAAGCCTTGTTAAGGCGATCAAGCAAGTTGATGTTGTGATCTCCGAGGACCACAAATAGCTGAtcaattcaacatcatcaaggcGATAAAAGAAGCCGGGAACATCAAGGTATAGAAACTATGTCAAAGTATGAATAAATGACTATTTGTATCATGAAAGATGAAAACGCTGACATATGTACCCACATTAAATCGAAACTAAACTTGTACCCACGCAAAATGTCCTCGGTGTGACAAAAGTACCCTGTCTTTGGAGGGTTGGAGTGCCACGTAGGCTACTTTTGTCACACAGAAGAAATCTTGCGTGGGTACAAGTTTAGTTTCGATCTAGTATGATACATATTtcagtatttttatcttttatgatACAAATGATTATTTATTCGTCCAAGTAtattgattaaaatttaaaaataaaatcaagaaaTGATACTGATTTTAAATGTTACCAGAGGTTCCTGCCTTCAGAATTTGGGCTAGATGTGGATCGTCACCATGCCGTTGAGCCAGTGGTGGGCTTCTTTGGTGTAAAAGCGAAAATTCGGAGGGCGGTGGAAGCCGAAGGGATTCCTTACACTTATGTCAGCTCTAATGGTTTTGCTGGATACTTCTTGCCAACACTGTTCCAGCAAAATGTCACAGCTCCTCCCAGGGACAAAGTTGTCATTCTAGGAGATGGCAATGTCAAATGTATGATGTGTCACAATATCATTTCACATATTTTACAAACAATATTAATCGACAAGCAACTGAAATagttttgttttggtttgttttgtTTCAGCAATTACTGTGAAGGAGGAAGATGTTGCTACTTACACAATCAAATCAGTGGATGATCCAAGAACTTTGAACAAAATTCTGTACCTCAGGCCCCCTGCCAATACTTTAACTTTCAATGAGCTCGTTTCCTTGTGGGAGAAGAAGATTAACAAGACCCTTGAGAGAATTTACCTTTCAGAGGATCAAATTCTGAAGAGCGTTCAGGGTGAGTACTGAGTAATAAAGCCTAACAATAATTTGTCACagatatttgatttattttatagtGTGAATATATAccctttaatattattattgttgttgtgtgcAGAGACTCCTTTTCCCGGGAACTTGATGCTGGCATTAGGCCACTCAACTCTAGTAAAGGGAGATTCAGCAAACTTTGAGATTGAAGCTTCATTTGGGGTGGAGGCTTCTCAACTTTATCCAGAGGTGAAATACACCACGGTCGACGAATATCTGAATCAGtttgtttgaaatttaaatttgtaaacTCTGGCCAGAGCCAATAAGTCAATAACACTTATCACACTCACTCACCAGAGTCTCTACTCTGTGTTATTGTATATTTGTATCTCCTAGTCTTTATTTCGTTGTGTTTCTGTTAGTAACTTGTTTGCGTTGTTGTGTACTATTATTGTTCAGAAATCTTAATAATATAAACATCGTATTCATATCAAAACTATAGCGTGTATCACTTTGTTTCTATGGCTGttcatattatttttgtacATTTTCTATTCTTGACTGTTTTACCA
The Arachis duranensis cultivar V14167 chromosome 5, aradu.V14167.gnm2.J7QH, whole genome shotgun sequence genome window above contains:
- the LOC107487969 gene encoding LOW QUALITY PROTEIN: phenylcoumaran benzylic ether reductase Pyrc5-like (The sequence of the model RefSeq protein was modified relative to this genomic sequence to represent the inferred CDS: inserted 1 base in 1 codon), coding for MATKSKILVIGGTGYIGKHIVVASAKEGHPTFALVRESSVSHPEKSKLIESFKSHGVTLVYGDLSDHESLVKAIKQVDVVISEXPQIADQFNIIKAIKEAGNIKRFLPSEFGLDVDRHHAVEPVVGFFGVKAKIRRAVEAEGIPYTYVSSNGFAGYFLPTLFQQNVTAPPRDKVVILGDGNVKSITVKEEDVATYTIKSVDDPRTLNKILYLRPPANTLTFNELVSLWEKKINKTLERIYLSEDQILKSVQETPFPGNLMLALGHSTLVKGDSANFEIEASFGVEASQLYPEVKYTTVDEYLNQFV